The Streptomyces sp. NBC_01264 genome includes the window GACAACCCGAAGATCATCCCAGACCGCCGAACAAGGTGACAGTGCCCTGCCGTGGGCACTGTCACGTTATCGAGGGCGTGATCGTTTGATCGCGCGTCAGGGCGTGGTGAGGTGCCAGCGGTCTGCTGTTCAGGCCGTGGCGGGCATGCCGGTGGCGCTGGCGATGTGATTCCAGATGGTGAAGCGGACTCTCATTTCGAAGCGGTACCGGCCGGCCGTCATCAGGTGCCGGTGGGGCCGGAAGTGGGGTGAGATTCCGGTGAACGCGGACAAGAAGCGTTGCGCCCCGCCGACGCTGCGGAATCCTTTCATCGCGCGTTCCCGCTGCCTGGTGGGCTGGTGGGAGTTCTCCGCCCGGTTGTTCAACCCTTTGTGGGAACGGTGCTCGACCGAGGGCATCACCTCACGGTGCGCAGCCCCGTAAGAGCGGAGCTTGTCCGTGACGATCACCCGGGGCACCTGCCCGGTCGTCTTCATCAGCCGACGGAAGAAACGCCTGGCCGCAGCCTTGTCCCGACGGTTCTGCACCAGGATATCCAGGACGTGTCCGTCGGCGTCCACGGCCCGCCACAGGTACTTCCGCACTCCGTGGACCTTGATGAAGACCTCGTCCAGGTGCCACTTATCGCCCGGCTTCGGGCGGCGTCGGCGCAGGCTGTTGGCGTATGCCTGCCCGAACTTCAGACACCACCGCCGGATCGTCTCGTGGGAGACGGTCACGCCCCGCTCGAGCATCATCTCCTCGACCTCACGGAAGGAGAGCGGGAAGCGGAAGTACAGCCACACGCAGTGGGAAATGATCTCTACGGGGTAGCGGTGGTTCTTGTACGACGGCGACGCAGACGACACGAACCCCACCCCTCCCCAGGCACCCACAACCCCAAGATCATCTCAGACCGCTGAACAAGGTGACAGTGCCCCACCGACACCTGATGACGGCCGGCCGGTACCGCTTCGAAATGAGAGTCCGCTTCACCATCTGGAACCACATCGCCGGCGCCACCGGCATGCCCGCCACGGCCTGAACAGCAGACCGCTGGCACCTCACCACGCCCTGACGCGCGATCAAACGATCACGCCCTCGATAACGTGACAGTGCCGTTCGTCCCGCTTGGCTTTGGAGCTGGCGGGACGCCAGCTCTCGTCGATGCGCCGCCCGTAGCGGCGGTTCCACCCACGGACGTCCACGGCCTGCGCCACCCAGTGCGGGGCCGCGGCGGACAGCGCCTCCAGCGCGGCCCGCACCGACTCCCCGCACAGCTCGAGGCGGTTCAGGTCCCGCACCGCCGCCAGCACGTGGGTGGAGTCGGTCCGCTGCTTACCCCCAGCCTTGACCAGGCCCTTGCCCTTCAATGCCGCCAGCAGCAGATCCAGTACCCGCTCCTCCAGGCCGTGCTCGACCACCCGGGTGCGGAACTCCGAGAGCACCGAGGCATCGAAGCCGACGTCCTCCAACTCCA containing:
- a CDS encoding IS6 family transposase, producing the protein MSSASPSYKNHRYPVEIISHCVWLYFRFPLSFREVEEMMLERGVTVSHETIRRWCLKFGQAYANSLRRRRPKPGDKWHLDEVFIKVHGVRKYLWRAVDADGHVLDILVQNRRDKAAARRFFRRLMKTTGQVPRVIVTDKLRSYGAAHREVMPSVEHRSHKGLNNRAENSHQPTRQRERAMKGFRSVGGAQRFLSAFTGISPHFRPHRHLMTAGRYRFEMRVRFTIWNHIASATGMPATA
- a CDS encoding transposase, whose translation is MSLLPEQWPEVPEVTVRVARAVAGRGAPPLAMRVRDELGGLFADAEFAGAFGLRGRRGWSPGRLAMVTVLQMAENLTDRAAAHRVRFDLSWKYCLGLELEDVGFDASVLSEFRTRVVEHGLEERVLDLLLAALKGKGLVKAGGKQRTDSTHVLAAVRDLNRLELCGESVRAALEALSAAAPHWVAQAVDVRGWNRRYGRRIDESWRPASSKAKRDERHCHVIEGVIV